Within the Oreochromis niloticus isolate F11D_XX linkage group LG14, O_niloticus_UMD_NMBU, whole genome shotgun sequence genome, the region acacgtaaacgcagaaatgaaggaaaacgctgctaggaacatgccaaagcagcaggtggcgatatattcctaaccgtgtagaaatgttggccaatcagaagtctagaagcctcggtgggaaatagtaaataaagatggggcatagaagcagaaccgagtcgtatgtgtggagggacagtaactgtgtgtgtatatgtaagcatttaaacaccgcagagagtacaattaacggtaacagtattgtagaaattaatttcaccgaaacaataacgtggcgcacagtgtgacgtcaaaaaaggcgcacacctatgacgctgcgttttctccgttttcctcgtccacacgtaaatgcaaaaacggagttttcgaaaatatccaccctggcaggcgtttttagaaatctccgttttcagtgaccgaaaacgccgtttacgtgtggacgaaaggtgcaaacgcatagaaaaatctgcgttttcaaaaatacccgggtacgtgtggacgtagccttattttCATTGCATAATTCATGACTGATCCAGACAGTCTAACCTCAGTCATTTCTACTCTGAAAATTAAGGAAACCAGACCAAAGCAATGAACAGGAAGTGCGGGTCTAAAAAAATACTTTCCTCTTCCTCCACTGcctgttttcctgttttatggGCAATCCCTTGCTCTCTTCCACCCAATTCCCCTTTATTTTTTACTCTGTAATAATCTTCGTGTCCTtactgtttctctctctttgaatGTTGTTCACAGTGTGGTCTAAATCATTTTCCTCTAAACGTACTTACTGATTCATTTCCTTTAGTTGTGAGCagtatgtttttaaataaataaaatacaaaaagcaGCATAATATCAAATCAACTTGTTTATCAGAAAGACACAATGAAAAACTGAATTCTACTTTTAACGAGCAACACATTTTGAAGTaaacctattttttttttctctgcgcTGTTTTTTCCCTGGACATGGCGCTCAGccagaaagaatgaaagatacTCATTAACAGTTTTAATACAACGCGCATGATATGCACAAAGAACTCTATTCATCCTATCACGGCATCAGTATATATGAAATGGGACTCTGCATTGTTGATTAAGAACTGCAAGGACTTATACCTCAGTGATTACAGCTAAAAAGAACACCAACTCTATTTTTTCTTGCGACATatgtactttttttctttttcttttctttttcgaaAATCGtgctctgtctctccctcctgattttttttttctttttttccgcCTCGGCAGACGGCATATGCACGCCTTCAGCAAGACGACCCACTTTTAGGCTGAATAGACTATTCTGCTGCTCCCTCTGTGTCATCACTGTTTACCACGGAGGTCTGAAGCTCAAGCTCATATCCCAGCTCCCTAGTTTACACCTTATTTACGATTCCAGCACACTAGGTGAACATGTAGAGATGGATTTTATGAAGCTGTTTGGCACTGTTATCGCCGTTTTGTTCCACCCTGGATCCGCTTCTAAACTTAATGGTAAGAATTTCCTTCGAAGTggggaaaactccctttaaaaaaaacaaaacaaaaacttataGTAGTTTTATTTCCGAAGTTTacgagttttgttgtttttgttttgttttgtttgtcgaGAAAGCTCCGATAATATGTGAATGACCATGAGTTGCATTTGTGTTGTTGTTAATGTTTAAGTTAACGGGCTTAAACCAGAACCGCTGGAAAACTTGTCCTCGGTGTGAGTGTGCTATAATCATAAACAGACAGCAGTCAAACTCACAGCACAGCAGCATGTGATTAGGCGGACGAACTCGTTTGATATGAGGAAGAATTATAATTTAACACCTTTAACTGTAAAAGGATACAATAATGCTGCTAACTATAGGCCTAATCACAACAATAGCCATAACTACGCCAAAAATGTAAATCCCTATGCAGTATTGTAGTTTTTCCCCTTCACAGTCTCCGCTGCGAGCCAGTCTGAAGGTTTTTCGAGCCCATGGTTTGATCCCTTGTCTCTCCCAGGCTAGCATAAGTGATGTGCAGCAAGTAGCTAACTAGGATCAATTGATTGTGAAAAGCTGAAGAGACTGGGACCGTTGCAACACTTTTTGCACTTCTCTCAGTCACTCTGGGGCTGTTTGGGTTACTTCTAGTCTGGGCAGATGTTGATATTTTGGTCATGTTTCCCTTGAAAGAGATATTAATCTCAAGGgatttcctggttaaataatgCCAGTGATCAAAAGAGACTAGCCAGACTGTTTTGATTTGATAGGAaaacaacagtaactcaaataccAACTCCTTACAAGCAAGATATGcggaagagcatctctgaacatcAAAGCCTTGAAGATGATGGGCAGGAGCaaaagaccacaccaggtgccactgCGGTCTAAGAAAAGCAATGGAAGTTGAAGTTTGTATGGGGTTTGCAAGATTATAAAAACAtcgcctggtctgatgagtcttgatttgtCCTGTGACATTTGGTTTGCAGGGTCAGGATTTGGTGTAAACAGCAGGAAAGGACCCATTCTGCCTTTTATCAGTGGGTCAGGCTTGTGGTGCTGGTGTAAAAGTGTGGGGGACATTTTCTTGACTCACTCTGGGTCCCTTTGTACCAACTCAGTGTTGTTCAAACGCCACAGTCTACCTAACTGTTGgtgaccatgtccatcctttAATGACTGTAGTGCCTAATGGAGGTTCTGGTTAGTGTATATGATGTATCACTCAAAATCTTGATGTGACTTTTGAGAAAGTCAGAAGTTGCACATGACCCAGTCTCAAGGGACATTTGCACCATGAAGAAACTTGATTACATTTGactaattaattaattgcaTAACTACTATCAATTAATGGTAGTTATAAAATAGCAATGACTTTGCTGATCTTGATTTAACTTGCAGATTCTACTGAAGACAAGttctgtatgtttttattttagttagatTTATCAGCACACAATGTCATTTAATTCAGATTTGACCCTTTTTCAAAGTTTGGTTCTTAGTTTTACTTCAGTTTTACAAAAAtggtttattctttattttattttagcaaaCTTCAACAACCTTGCACTGCAGCGAAACACAGCCACGTGTTTTCGATTGTTCTTGGGAATGTATAGGCAATCAGATTTTGCAATCAGAACACAACAAATTCAATTGTGCAttttaatataagaaaataGAAACAGCCTGTCATGGTCTCATATTTCTTCATTCTTTTTATCAGATGCAATAGGATAAAGTGTGCATAAGCTAACTAAAAATCTAGAAAACCTAGAAAAACATTATTCTGATGACTGCTTTGATATGGTTGCCCTGCTCTCTCCCATGACAAAATATCATGTACCAGCCTGACACACTAACTTTGACGGATGTGGAAGTCAGAAAAACAGTGATTAAAACTAAGTCTGGACATACAGAGGGTTGAGACAGCAAattttgaaatgtgaaaaaatgagagtaaaattatttttactGGAATGAGACTgatgtagaaaaaaagaaaacttttttaaGCCCTTGAAAGTAAAGGTATAAATATCAGTACCATCTGGTTGACTCTGCCCACATTGCAGTGGAAAGAATTTGGCAATGCAACCGAAACATTCTGGTTCCTATTTTTTGTCTGTGACACTGTAAGCAGCTTAAAATCTTCCTGCCACACGGATACCACAGGAAGagttcagaaaacaaaaaccctgTATTTATCATCTTGTTTTCTCCTCGATGTTCCCGGTTGGTGTCCAGGGCAAAGAATATGCCGGAGCGGGACACAGCGTCCGTGTTACAAGGCGTCCTACATCCACGACAGCAGGCGAAGGCTGACCTTTGAGGATGCCAGACAGGCCTGCAGGTTGGACGGAGGCGAGCTGCTAAGCATCGAGACGGAAAGTGAGCAGCGACTGATAGAGAGGTACATACAAAAGCTGGCGCCTGGAGATGGCGACTTCTGGATCGGGCTCCGTCGCAACCCGCAACGTTACAGCGTCGGGACGTCAAGCCCAGGTTGCCCCTCGCAGTATTACTGGCTGGATGGAAGCAAGGCTAAGTTCAGGTTTTTCCtcattgttttaaaatatatttttcatctGTGTAAATGTTTCAGCTGCATCTGTGAAAACAGTAAGAGCGGTCTCCCGAGACACAGTGTGCTGCAGATGGAAGTGGAAAAAGGCTGTATTCAATGATGACTCAGAAAAAATATTGGATTAGGtgatgtttgtgtgggagcGAAGGAATGTCTAATGTCCATTGCAAGAATTTGGGATTGAGATAGAAATAAATGACACACTGTTTGAGCTCAGGACAGCACGgtggtgtggtggttagcaTTGCTGCCACACAGTAAgcaggtcctgggtttgaatccaccatccACCAGTGGAGTTTGAATGCTCTCCCTATATCTGAGCCCATTCTCTCGAGGTACCACAGGTTTCTCTCACAGACCAAACATGTGCAGTTTAATGAGGTTTGTGTTAGGTGATtgtaaattgcccataggtgttaGTAAGAATAGTCATCTGTCTCTGTCAGCAGTcaagtgaaagaaaatggatATATAGTCTAAACTTGTGCATCTTATTTGTTGCAGGAACTGGCACTGGGATGAGCCATCGTGCGGTAAGGAAATGTGCGTGGTTTTGTATCACCAGCCCTCTGAAACACCTGAGGGTCGTTTCCAGTTCCACTGGAATGATGACAACTGCAGCTCCAAGAACAACTTTGTCTGCAAATACCCAGAAGGTGAGCTGGTATACCTCACAAATACTAGTGATCTAGCTGGCTTAAGAGTCCtggaaaatgttaaaatttggtactcttggttgtttttttagttCCTAAATCTACAAAAACTAGAATTTTATCGCCTAGGGATCACTGCTACAATGTATCCACTGCTGCCAgcagctaaaactaaacagaaagaGTTTTAACGGTATGTTTTCTTACAACCGACATTAAAATATAGCTGATTACatgaaaagaagggaaaaaatgaCTCATTTCTTTCCGTAAAGCAACCTTTAGTAGTCTCACCCATGTATTGCTTTCTTCCTCTGAATAACACTAATTTATTTCCCTGTTCTGCAGAAAAAGTACCAGTATTTACCGAGGACAGAAACACAGCATACGCAGGTACTTGTCAGCTTAGAAATGCAAATATTAGAAGGTGATACACCTCTGTACTCACGTCTGCTGTGTACTGTGCATTCTGAAAACAACCATGTATTCCATGTAATGTGATCACATGAAAATTGTTATATTATACATAATATTGTGTATGTTCgattacattttgtttattgtCCTTTGAGACAACCAACACCTGCAGGAAGCATCCtaatcagatgcctgaaccacttcgactggctcctttcaatgtggaggagcagcagctctactccaAATCCAATTTGAATAACCGAGCTCTTCACCATCACTTTAAGGGAGAGCTCCACCACCCTTTTCATTGCTTATATCTGCAGCCTCATTCTTTTGGGTATTATTACAGTCTTCATAAATACATAAAAGGCTAAAGAAAATTTATACATGCTTGTGACCTCTTTTAAACACTTTTTCTCCAAGAAACATGGTAAATGGGCTGGATATTTATACTACATGCGTCATTCACCCATGCACACCTATTCATAAATCacttttttctactcataaaTCCTTTCTAGCTAaatttcacacacattcatactccgataaATGCGTTGGGGAGCAACCTgaggttcagtatcttgcctaaGCATATTTggtatgcagactggagcagccaaggATCCAGCCACCAACCATATAAAGATAAAACATGAagaacacacagatacaaaacGTATTCTCTGGAGAACTCTATTTTTTTAACTGCTAAATTTTctagaaattaaaatgcaaCTGTCCTCTGCAGTAGAACATATGCGTCAGCTGTTATAGTCTATCTATGGGTGAGTTTAGTGAAATCATACATTATGTGATAacaagatagatagatagatagatagatagagataaATTAGGGACTAATCgaatcatttaaaatatttttcacacGCACCTGTTGATTTTGTTTTCTGGTTTCTCCAGTTCCATCTGTGATTCCAAGCATACTGTCAACCACAGAAAGTAACGAAAGGATAAAAATAGCACTACCTGAATCCTCTGgtaagaaaggaaagaaaatattCTTGATGCTCGGAGTCAGCGCAGTATGTTTTGGGAAACTATGAAAAACCACTGTGTCACAAGCAAAGTTCTTTTGTTCGCAGTATCTTTCTCTGGCAACACCCTCAACATTTCCTACATCCTTTATGCAACTATCCCTgcgctgctgttgctgttgtttgcaGCTGCTGGTTTCTTTTGCTACAAACAGCATGCTAAGAGGTAAAACTATAACTATAAAAAGCtatgagagatttttttttttttaaatgcatttgattatATGAGTATGTCCTGTTGATTTTAACTTGGGCCCTCTTTCATATTTAGGAGgaagacagaaacagaaagcTATCCCAGCAGATCAAAACAGTGGGTGCTAGCAACAGCTTCATCTTGCCCTGTGCAAGGACCTTATGCCTACAGTGACATTACCAAACTGCCTCACACTGCTCTGGACAGCAGGATAGCAGCAGAAATCATGACAAAGTACTCCGGTTCTCCGTCCCATGACTCCCAGTGCAACGATTATGAGAATGTGTCGTGTGTGGACAATGAGAGCGGCTTTGTCACCAATGACATTTACGAGCCCTGCAGAGCTCAAAGCCGGCGCTGCCGCAGTCAGACTGGATGGGTGGAAAATGAGATCTATGGATAACACCGGTGTCTGCAAATGTCCGTCAACCACAGACAGACTACAGTTACACTGTGCGGTGCAGGATTTCTAAGCAGCTTGGCCATATCTGCACAGGTTTCACTCAGTTTTCTAGTCCTGCATGTAGAATGTACTGTGTCTGCAAATCAGTGTATTCCATAAAACAGGgattcttaatgttttgtccATGACTCAGTATTCACCTACACATGACTTTATATTTCtgatgttttaataaaaatgtgttaCAGTCAGACCAATGGCACTGTTAGCTCCGTGAATCACTGTGATAGCATGCTGATAGATGTAGACACATTGTTTTCCATATTCACCATCATAGTATGGATGCCCAAAATTGCAGACTAGTTCCACACACTAAATAAAGCTGAAGCTAATCGAATctgattgaaaaagaaaaggatgagAAGTTAAAGGACTGCCAAAGTGATTCTGAAGAGGGCACGGATGTGTGTATACAATTTCATAGTAATCCATCCAACAGCTGTTGAGACCCTTGTTGTAATCCACTAATCTTATAGTGGCATTACTACATTACAGGCTATGCACTGAAATGCATAGGCTGGAAactgcaaaaatacaaaaccaAATCATGTCATAAAGGTTCCAATATTTCATAAGGTTAATGAAAAGTGGGTGAAGATATTACAGAAAAGTTCAAGTGGAATATCAAAAGCATTAGTCTATTTATTGTCTGGGGAGAATGCACAAATTTTCAAGGCAAATTTTGGTCCTGTATTAAAGTAATTCAGGCTAAAGAGGCAGGCCATCTGATAGACTGCTGATAATGCTGTCCTTAAAAATTGTGTTATATTTTAAGTTAACTGAATAAATGGTAAGATCAATTCATCAAGCAGCTAAAGATGTAGGTCATGTACAGGTCTCTAAGCTAAACTAACGGAATGGGCTTTGAGtaattttttatgtttcaaCTCAAAGAAAAACACGTTTTTGTGCCCACTTATTTCCTTTGTTCAGTTTAAACCTTCAGCTCTAATAAATTATGCAACATTACAGCAGCACTAAAGTTCTTAGAGGTTTTAGGAGGCATtaatgaaaccaaagaagcattAATAGTTCAGGTCAGCTTGGTGGTGCAGCAGTGCTGCTGAATCTGACATAACAGATTATGCAATTAGCCTAATCCTGTAATATTGCACCCCCACAGGGTTACTCATTTTGTAAACAATTGTACATTAAACTACTCAgcttctctttttaaaataatgtcaaTGGATATGATGAGTCAGAAGACAGAGAGGGTTTGCGTGTTGGCTTGCTGCTGTGATGGAGACTCCAACCCAGGGACTTTTTTGACCTTTTCTCTAAACTTGAACTTTGGTGTCATCCCTGTGTAAGGCTTCCTGTTTGGTCTCTGATGTCAGAGCCCAGCAGAGAACATGAGGAAACACCGATGGCTGAACTGCTGTGGCCAAAATAAACCTCAAAGTTGTGCGGTTTCCTGACTCCACCTGATTGTGCACGAGGTTCAACTTTCCCACTGATCTGACAGAAACTTGAGGCCAGTTTAGAATATATCACACCGTTAATCAATGCATGTGCATTTCCATGTTCATTTTTAAAGATCACTCTTTGCGTTACGTATAcaaatgtctgtgtttttttctaaatgtgcaCCGAGTGGGTGTTGGATCGGTGTCTTGGAAAGATGTAGCAAGCCCAGTAAGGAGAGGCTGAGTGTGTTCTTGGAGAATGTTAGACAGGAAATGCCAAAAGCACATCTGGAACTCTTACATTCAGGAAGTCGATGCGTGACAGCGGAGGCCTTTGGAGCACTGCTCTGCCTGCCTGCTTAGCAATCCACTGTTCTGTTTGACTGTCACTacacaacatgaagaaaagcAGTGCCAGTTGCAGAGCTGTGCTGCAATTCAGACATGAAGATAGTTTCTTTTTCTGATGTGTAGTTAAGATATTTTGGCTGCATTCtttgtttaataataatatagaTATACTGGTGGGATCTGCTTGAAAGCTGCTTGAAAGCATGAAGCGTGATAAGTCAAGCACTGGGGAAAAGGAAAATATGGAGCCTCGCTTCAGTTTTCTACTTTTGCCAACAGATGGTGCTGTCATGTAGCTGACAAAAGTTTCTTTGTGGCTGATAAAATGTCTGATTTTATATGAGGCTCTGTGTATTCCATTATGTAATGTTATAGattagaaatgcagttgcaTAGCTGGATTAatcagctacacacacacacacacacacacacacacatatatatctatatatatatatatatatgtatgtatatatataaaagcaACACTagctgtttgtttggttttttgcttcttaaattattattttttacttttttttgcagACCCCACTCTGGAGGCTTTCAGGCCGGTTCAGACCGCTTTTAGCTCCTGTCTCCCCCTGCATTTTTCACTCGCAGCCGACAAAAGCTTATTAAACACCTGCAGGGCAAAAACTTCAAAGTTACCTATGCGTGCAATCAAGAAGGGCAGGCGAGCAAACAGATTTCAGAATAGCAATTTTACCGGTTGACGTAAGAGGTGGGTCTGGTTGTCCTGGCAACCAATTGGCACTGAAGTGTGGAGCGGCTCGGTGGCCCCGCCCCCTGTACAAATACCCCTATGGCTTTGACGTCAATACACGTCAACCGGAGAACATGATGCCTCTTTGCAAGTCAACTCGTGTGCTCTGTCGCTGATAGAGGCGCCTCAAGCTGAAATATTATAGCTCTATTGTACTGAAGAACGTGGTGTGACAGCCCGCGGGCTCAGCAAATGGCCAGCTTCGTATCGCCACACTAGCGGACAGGGTCGCCACAGTCGCGTTCAGGCGGCCGAGGGCGACACAGAAATCaactttgtgtatttttaatggaCACGCTTCGAGCGGCGGCGGTGGCAGCAGCGGCGGTGGCGGGCGGTTTGTTTTCCTTTCGTCTTTATCTCGAGCTGCTCAAGTAAGCCCCAGTCTGCCCCTCGTGTGTCCCTGCACGTCTGGCTGCCTCCTACTCTTCCACTGAACAGTCCCGTTTTAGAACAGCATGGTCATGGCTGACAGTGTCCAAAAACCGCTGATCCGGGGTCCGGTCCGAGTGGGCTTCTACGACATCGAGCGCACTTTAGGAAAGGGCAATTTCGCTGTGGTGAAGTTGGCCCGACACCGCATAACCAAGACGGAGGTGAGTGTGTGAGCAAACTAGTTAGCCCGAAAGCTAACTTGTGCTACTGTTTTAGCGGAGTTATATAACTTTTATGCACAAGTTGACACCCCTAGATAGCGAAATGCTCTCCAGCACCGTGCACTAAATAGCATCTTTGGATCATATAACTACCGGCCACTTGGACTGCTCCGGTTCGAGCAACAGCTGGTGTGCCTGAAAGCTTGCAGGTACAGGAGCAGTGAATGACTGCACGTTCACCCCTCTCAGCTGACATcactgccagtaaaaaaaaataaataaaaaaaaggtctGACCACTAGAGCTGCTGGGAAACACAAACTGTAAACATGcatgctttattattatttttatttatttgtttttctgcacaTGCATCCGTTTGGTTAATGACCCAGACGGCAGCCACAGTGTACCTACTCAAGAGTGACTGGTGCCGTATCTGGGGCATGCAGCATGGGTCGGTGGTCCCCTTATGTAATTCAAGTaatgatgtgattttttttttattttatttttttagttgtttCTTATCTCAACACTGCTCAGAGCTTTGTGATGAGCAGGGTATGTCATGTCAGATATGCTGTAATTGGAAAGCAAAGTATTTTGCATGCACTGCTTTTTAGGGGGGTGGGGGTCGAGGGTCTTAACTAAGCTTGGAGTGATATTAGAAACATTGCACACTCTTAGGCAATGCAGCATGAGTGCAGAGGGAACAGGGCTCGGGGTTTGTTTGAGTTTACTTCTGGGTTTATGTCAGCTTTGTGCAGAAGGGCCCTTTCTCAACCAGTACCACGGAGTGCCACGACTTTCTGCTGTAATGACAGAGACACAAGGAATTTGCTGTAAAGGGTGTtcagttagaaaaagaaaagggggcaaaggaaaaaaataaaataaaagctgtaTTGTGTGAGACAGTGATAAGACTGGAGAGCTGCTGCACACTTTGATCTCTGGAGCCTCCAACTGATTACACcgtacagaaaaaaacaaagatttacATCATCCAGGCGAGACCCTTGGTAGGTTTAATGAATAACAAGGCAACAAAATGGCTCTGTAGACTCTTATCTTGTTACTCTGGTTATTAAAGCACGCAAAGTGGCACAGCATTAGTCTAGCCAGGTAATCTGCACCGTGTAACATTAACAGCTCTGTGAATGCAGGTTTTAATTTCAGGCAAACGTTACACCAGGTGATTTCACTAAGCGACTACACCTCTCCCTCAGCTGGAGTGGTATTAAAGATGAATGAAAACATGGGTTGTTTTTTAGGCTGGGTTTGGCAGAGGTCACTCAGTGATGGTCAGTACGGAGAGCGAATGCAGCTGCCTAGCTCTGGCAGTGGGCCTGgcactgttgtttttttaatttttttattttacagcagCCAAGGTCAGCCGGAGTGGCAGGCTATTAACTTATGTGATGCCATCTGCCTTGAGAATTTGCCCGGGCACAAGTGATATTAGCATAGTGTAAAGAAAACCAGTGTACTGACACATGAAACAGCAGATGTGGTGCGACGATGTGAATGTGTGGGCATATTCCCGGACAGGTTTATCTCTGTGTAAATAACCTACTTATTCTGTGCGTGGCCCCTGCATGTGATACTGACCCATTCATCCCAGTAAGTACATATTGCAGCTTGTGGCTTTACATACTGTTGAGCCATTCCCTTCTGGTCTTGTGTGTCAGCTCAGCAAGTAGTACATCAATCCATATCTGATTATAGCGTCATCATGTCTTTCTGCTTTCATTGTATGAGCTAAATTCCCCTCTAACTCATTGTCCTCCAGTGACCTTGTGCCAGCACAGTTCATGAGAAGTCTTATGTGCTGTGTGTGGGTTTAGTTTTGTTGACAATGTAATCAGCTAGCACAGATCTTTTCATGTTAGGTGCTCTGTTGTCCCTCTGTAGCAGAACAAAGATTTTGAATCTCATGCTCGAAGGGTCTGCACAGGTAGCTGGAGTGCCATTAAAAGATTTCAATTTAATCCTGAATTGAACACCTGCCTGTACGTAGCTAGGGAGATGATAATGGAAAGTGTTAAACCTATCAAAATACCCATTGCTACTCATCTGTAAGTCCAAACTGTTAATATGTTAAAGGCAGGTCAATAAGTTACAGATCTGTCGTTAAAATAAAAAGCTGTGCTCACGCTCCGTGCAAGAGAATGCATTACATTTCCTTGACTTACTTGAATAATACCGCTTCACTGACACAGTGGGCttgaacctaaaaaaaaaaatatgcagtgCACTGTGATAGTCGATCACTGCAACTTTCCTGATGAAAATTTTAGTAATGTGAAAAGAATCTGCTGTTTATATGATCGTCACGCTACAGACAAAATGCCTGTGATAAGTGCCCGGATGAAAATCCAGTGTCAGACAGTATTATTTTGGAATCAGATAAATCCTCAAACCACATGACTCTGTAACCCAACTTGCCTTTCTAAGATAGTACCCTATAGTCTGTGCTGCCACATTCTTGTTTTGTCTAAGCAGTTCCAGAAGTCaaatttattcagttttatatCGTGGAAGAATTggaaaaatgttaaatattcatGTTTCTGAAGCAGTAACTAGATGCTTTTTAGAGATATTTGCTTAAAACGAACTTGAATAAATAGCCACTATTTTGATAGCTGATTAGGGCTACtaaaaaattctttaaaaaaaaaaaaatctaaatcaaaAGTTATATTCCtgtatttctttttgatttttatttgaatttccCAAAAAGTCAAAATTCAGACTTTTTCCCCACTCAGAATTAAGAATTTCTTTTTTGCCCTCATAAttctgtgtgtgggtgggtaaataaaaaaaaaaaaataaaagtctaaTAAATTCTTTGAAAATCTAAATTCTGACTCAGAATtctgaataaaacatttaaatctaAAAACTTAATGTTTCAGCTCAGTGCTTTAAAATCCTGCCCTCAGCTGAGTTTTCTAGCTCAGTCTAACGGTGGTGTGATTGCCGGGGTCCCCTGTTGTTTACTCGTTCAGCTTCGCTCACAGATGCTTGGAGCACTTCTGATGAAATGCTGTTTATGAGACAGTCTAAAGATGAGATGTTAATGTTGCCCTGATCCTTCCCAGCCATCGTTAATCAAAGCCAAGCGTGTTGGAAGTTTTGCGTGTGTGATTTACACTTGTTCGTGTCATTGTGGCCGTGTGTATATCCAGTAATGCAGGTGGTTGCATCAGCGGGATCTCCgatgtaatttttcattatttgaaGACTGTTTACGGAGGTTTCGGTACAAGCTGTATTTATCTCACAAACAGTTTTCTCATTTCCACAAAAAATAGGCACAAAGAAACCCTGAAGAGGAGCAGACTGTCCGCCTTTGTTGCTTGGAGAACATCAAATTCCTGTCTGCACTAGTGTTTGCGTGAATGGGGGGAGCTCCTTGTCATTGTCCATCAAATTCTGATGAGCTTTAACAATGTGTGTTATTAAGAAACTGATTGTTTACAGTTGTGTTGTTGATGCTTGATTCTGCAGGTGGCCATTAAGATCATCGACAAGACCCAGCTGGAT harbors:
- the laynb gene encoding layilin: MDFMKLFGTVIAVLFHPGSASKLNGQRICRSGTQRPCYKASYIHDSRRRLTFEDARQACRLDGGELLSIETESEQRLIERYIQKLAPGDGDFWIGLRRNPQRYSVGTSSPGCPSQYYWLDGSKAKFRNWHWDEPSCGKEMCVVLYHQPSETPEGRFQFHWNDDNCSSKNNFVCKYPEEKVPVFTEDRNTAYAVPSVIPSILSTTESNERIKIALPESSVSFSGNTLNISYILYATIPALLLLLFAAAGFFCYKQHAKRRKTETESYPSRSKQWVLATASSCPVQGPYAYSDITKLPHTALDSRIAAEIMTKYSGSPSHDSQCNDYENVSCVDNESGFVTNDIYEPCRAQSRRCRSQTGWVENEIYG